A genomic window from Pelagicoccus albus includes:
- a CDS encoding HDOD domain-containing protein — protein MPNQQETLSPVQQVANAIVSGVKNGDLELPVMPSVASKVFSLSRNPEADMGELSKLIHSDQSIASHVLRIANSATYRSGEPIVSLQQAVTRLGMKLMGEIAIAVSLQGDIFNAGGFEKQIKELLRHALAAAAYGREIAKKRRRNVEGQFLCGLLHSVGRPICLKLISKVQKQLDVRLNDKEVAQIVSAMHSKIATKAALDWDLPRQLQVTTHYYPTYERAPSFKDESAATYLSQLLGHWMMEPMKFNVLDLSKDPVIEYLNFYQDDFQYLLGRKDEVKAVVAAMEL, from the coding sequence ATGCCTAACCAGCAAGAAACCTTATCCCCTGTCCAACAAGTCGCCAACGCCATCGTATCCGGAGTAAAGAACGGGGATCTCGAGCTCCCCGTCATGCCGAGCGTAGCCAGCAAAGTATTTAGCCTTTCGAGAAATCCGGAGGCCGACATGGGCGAGCTCTCCAAACTGATCCATAGCGACCAATCTATCGCGAGCCATGTGCTCCGGATCGCCAACTCCGCGACCTACCGGAGTGGAGAGCCCATAGTATCCCTGCAACAGGCTGTGACTCGGCTAGGAATGAAACTGATGGGAGAAATCGCCATAGCCGTTTCCCTACAAGGTGACATTTTCAACGCAGGCGGCTTTGAGAAACAGATTAAGGAACTGCTTCGCCATGCGCTCGCAGCCGCAGCTTACGGACGCGAGATTGCCAAAAAGCGCAGACGCAACGTGGAAGGACAATTCCTCTGCGGACTTCTCCACTCCGTGGGACGTCCTATCTGCCTGAAGCTTATCTCAAAAGTGCAAAAGCAATTGGACGTGAGACTCAATGATAAGGAAGTCGCCCAGATCGTTTCCGCCATGCATTCAAAAATTGCTACTAAGGCGGCCCTTGACTGGGATCTGCCGAGGCAATTGCAGGTGACCACTCACTACTATCCCACCTACGAGAGAGCGCCCAGCTTCAAGGACGAGAGTGCAGCGACCTACCTTTCCCAACTGCTCGGACATTGGATGATGGAGCCCATGAAGTTCAATGTGCTGGACCTGTCCAAAGACCCCGTAATCGAATACCTTAACTTTTATCAAGACGACTTCCAGTACCTGCTCGGAAGAAAAGACGAAGTAAAAGCGGTTGTAGCCGCCATGGAACTATGA
- the sthA gene encoding Si-specific NAD(P)(+) transhydrogenase, protein MTPDELFDIIVIGSGPGGQKAAEQATKSGLKVAIVERERAVGGTCVHLGTIPSKTLREAALTITTLKRNADVFDFKLKENMEVSTLMRRLDSVLQSYTNHISQQMDLTGGKVFLGRASFIDETTVLVTTVKGKRTVLQGKHIIVATGSRPRTPEEIPVDHEHILDSDSILSMIYLPRSLTVIGAGVIASEYASIFSLLGVKVTMIDKTPRPLMFMEPELTGKFLDNFTRYGGKYIGNVNAKSVEWNGLQVRTILDNGQELLSDKMLVAQGRLANTEPLNLSSTGVQLGSNGTIDVDENYQTSTPSIYAVGDVIGPPSLASVSMEQGRRAIKHIIGESSKESISLVPIGIYAVPELSSVGLSEEQAREQYGDNIIIGRASFDEVARGQIAGIKDGMLKMISDEQGEKILGVHIVAEGATDLIHVGEMAILNGNSIDVFLENILNFPTLGEAYRIAALNIATKRSQRQSKKLQPRIQKLIDEAELN, encoded by the coding sequence ATGACCCCAGACGAACTTTTCGACATCATCGTCATCGGATCCGGACCCGGTGGCCAAAAAGCAGCCGAGCAAGCCACTAAGTCAGGCCTAAAAGTAGCCATCGTCGAAAGAGAAAGAGCGGTGGGCGGAACCTGCGTTCACCTGGGTACGATTCCAAGCAAGACTTTGCGCGAAGCAGCTCTGACCATAACGACCCTCAAGCGCAACGCGGACGTATTCGACTTTAAGCTCAAGGAGAATATGGAGGTCTCAACCCTGATGAGGCGCTTGGACTCCGTGCTGCAGTCCTACACCAATCACATCTCCCAACAGATGGACCTCACTGGAGGTAAGGTATTCCTAGGCCGAGCCTCATTTATTGACGAAACCACTGTGCTGGTAACGACGGTTAAAGGAAAGCGGACCGTGCTTCAGGGTAAACACATTATCGTAGCAACCGGATCACGTCCTCGCACTCCCGAAGAAATTCCTGTCGATCATGAGCACATTCTCGATAGCGATTCTATTTTGAGCATGATTTACCTGCCTCGATCGCTAACGGTGATTGGCGCAGGTGTCATAGCGTCTGAATACGCCTCCATCTTCTCCCTGCTTGGCGTAAAGGTCACAATGATCGATAAAACGCCACGGCCTCTGATGTTCATGGAGCCAGAGCTAACCGGAAAATTCCTAGACAATTTTACCCGCTACGGGGGTAAATATATCGGCAATGTTAACGCCAAATCCGTCGAATGGAATGGGCTGCAAGTCCGTACCATTCTGGACAACGGACAGGAGCTCCTCAGCGACAAGATGCTGGTCGCCCAAGGTCGTCTCGCCAATACAGAACCTCTCAACCTGAGCAGCACGGGAGTGCAGCTTGGATCAAATGGTACCATCGACGTCGATGAAAACTATCAAACCTCCACCCCTTCCATCTATGCGGTCGGCGATGTCATCGGACCGCCTTCTCTCGCTTCAGTATCCATGGAGCAAGGACGCAGGGCAATAAAGCACATCATCGGAGAATCGAGCAAGGAATCTATCAGCCTAGTGCCGATAGGGATCTACGCAGTGCCAGAGCTATCCTCAGTCGGACTTTCGGAAGAGCAAGCCCGCGAGCAATACGGAGATAATATTATAATCGGAAGAGCGAGTTTTGACGAAGTTGCCCGCGGACAAATCGCAGGTATCAAGGACGGCATGCTCAAAATGATTTCCGACGAGCAAGGAGAGAAGATCCTGGGCGTACACATCGTTGCCGAGGGGGCAACCGATTTGATCCATGTTGGCGAAATGGCTATCCTCAACGGCAATTCCATCGACGTCTTCCTAGAAAATATTCTGAACTTCCCCACCCTCGGAGAAGCGTACCGCATCGCAGCCTTAAACATCGCTACCAAACGCTCTCAACGCCAAAGCAAGAAGCTGCAGCCCCGTATCCAAAAACTCATAGATGAAGCCGAGTTGAACTAA
- a CDS encoding SOS response-associated peptidase, translating to MLYIVESTGMCGRYTLRKGFKSLGESVGDYLLENKVEALGESVPRYNIAPTQNNTVFLPSQNNSKILNTSRMRWGLVPSWSKEPRSQSPMINARSETVFDKPSFRSAFERRRCLVPADGFYEWKRRNGINQPYHFTLRDEAPFCMAGIWESWTGKDGYEIQSYTILTTRANSLMAKFHDRMPVILSAERCRDWLELNTSSINKIKASEIFAPFDSQAMAYKVANPVVNNNSNEGPACLEAPTAADQPQLDLDL from the coding sequence ATGCTCTACATTGTGGAGAGCACTGGCATGTGCGGGCGATACACCTTAAGAAAAGGCTTCAAATCTCTGGGCGAGAGCGTTGGGGATTACCTTCTGGAAAACAAAGTTGAAGCTCTCGGCGAAAGCGTTCCCCGCTACAACATCGCCCCGACCCAAAATAACACCGTCTTCCTACCCTCCCAGAACAATTCCAAAATCCTGAACACATCGCGGATGCGGTGGGGGCTAGTACCAAGCTGGTCGAAAGAGCCTCGCAGCCAATCGCCGATGATAAACGCGAGGTCGGAAACCGTTTTCGACAAGCCCTCGTTTAGGTCCGCTTTCGAACGCAGACGCTGTCTCGTACCCGCAGACGGTTTTTATGAATGGAAAAGGCGAAATGGCATTAACCAACCGTACCATTTTACCCTACGGGATGAAGCCCCGTTTTGCATGGCAGGAATTTGGGAGAGCTGGACAGGCAAAGATGGATACGAAATCCAGAGCTATACCATTCTGACCACCAGAGCGAATTCGCTGATGGCTAAATTCCACGACCGCATGCCCGTAATTCTCTCAGCGGAGCGATGCCGAGACTGGCTGGAGCTAAACACCTCTTCGATTAACAAGATCAAAGCCTCGGAAATCTTCGCTCCATTCGATTCCCAGGCAATGGCGTACAAGGTCGCAAATCCGGTTGTGAACAACAACAGCAACGAAGGCCCTGCTTGTCTCGAAGCACCCACAGCAGCCGACCAACCCCAGCTAGACCTGGACCTCTAG
- a CDS encoding YheT family hydrolase: MPIYQAPPYHCPLGLRGEHLETIIPNVTRRRFRLSYRRERIELADGDFVDIDFSKPSCNDNIDTCVLAMHGLEGSSGAPYVKSLSRCVNRLGWDFAALNFRGCSGEMNRKARFYHSGDTGDVDEVARYLLMRYDRLALVGFSLGGNVVLKYMGENSDCLPKGVRAAVSISAPIDLEGSALRIGRPSNRFYMKRFIRLLSEKIERKAKLFPEDLDAEGCRELDDFEAFDGRYTAPLNGFASAEDYWKRSSALNWLQDITRPSLLLNARNDPFLTEACFPEVLASQSDMFYATFPERGGHLGFPGARKGGMAWHERVCLAFLQEKLAD, translated from the coding sequence ATGCCAATCTATCAAGCTCCACCTTATCACTGTCCCCTCGGCCTGAGAGGGGAACATCTGGAAACGATCATACCAAATGTAACTCGGAGGCGGTTCAGGCTGTCCTACCGTAGGGAGCGTATCGAGCTGGCGGATGGCGATTTTGTGGACATAGATTTCTCCAAGCCCAGTTGTAATGATAATATCGATACTTGCGTTTTAGCAATGCATGGACTGGAGGGCTCCTCGGGAGCTCCATACGTCAAGAGTCTGTCGAGATGTGTGAATCGCTTAGGTTGGGATTTTGCGGCGCTCAACTTCAGAGGCTGCAGTGGAGAGATGAATCGCAAAGCCCGATTTTATCACAGTGGAGATACCGGGGATGTCGATGAGGTGGCTAGGTATTTATTAATGCGATACGACCGTCTTGCTTTGGTTGGTTTTAGTCTCGGAGGGAACGTCGTGCTCAAATATATGGGAGAGAATTCCGATTGCCTGCCGAAAGGGGTTCGAGCGGCGGTTTCTATTTCGGCACCGATCGATCTCGAGGGGTCGGCTCTCCGCATCGGCCGACCGAGTAATCGCTTCTACATGAAGCGGTTCATTCGTCTGCTCAGCGAAAAGATCGAAAGGAAAGCCAAGCTGTTTCCTGAGGATCTGGATGCGGAAGGGTGCAGGGAATTGGATGATTTTGAGGCATTTGATGGGCGTTACACGGCTCCTTTAAATGGATTCGCCAGCGCAGAGGACTATTGGAAGCGTAGTAGCGCTTTGAACTGGCTTCAGGACATCACCCGACCCTCGCTGCTTCTTAATGCGCGAAACGACCCGTTTCTTACCGAAGCCTGTTTTCCTGAAGTTCTCGCATCGCAAAGCGATATGTTTTACGCCACTTTCCCCGAGCGAGGAGGTCATCTAGGTTTTCCCGGAGCTCGCAAGGGCGGGATGGCTTGGCACGAGCGGGTTTGTTTGGCGTTTCTGCAGGAAAAACTCGCGGACTAG